Below is a window of Kosmotoga arenicorallina S304 DNA.
TGGCAAAATAATTCAGGAAGAGAGCGACAGGATTGTGAGAAACCAGGGACCACTGGAGGTTTCCGAAGTAGCAGTTACCGGTGCAGGAGAGCTCCATGCTAAATATGTTATTCATGTGCACGGGCCTCAATATGGGCAGGATAACGTTGAAGAAAAGCTATACCATAGTTTTTTTAATGCATTGGAAAAAGCAGGTGAGCTCGGGGTCAAAACTATTTCAATACCGGCTGTTTCTTCGGGGATATTCGGAGTTCCAAAGGAAATATCGGCAAAGGCCTTTTTTAATGCTGTGAAAGATTATTTCGACAAATATCCTGAAACCACTCTGGCCCTTGTGAGGGCATGCAATATCGACAAACCCACAACGGAAGTTTTTGAAAAAATCGCACAGGATATATTTGATAAATAACCTTTTTCATTCCATGCAACAGCCATTAATAAAGGCGATGTTCTTGAACATCGCCTTTATTGTTTTGTTGATAGGTCACTCTGCGCTCGATGTAACCAAAATCACTCTATAAGCTCCCTTTGAGATGAGTTCATTTGCTATCTCAGGATCGGAAGTAACCCAAACACGGAATGGGTCAAACTCCAGATCAGCGCTGTAATTAACAGCCAGAGGATCATTTTCGAGAATATACTGAGCATCTTCTTCGGATAGATTTATCAACATAGGAGTGCCTATATATTCATGGGGTTGCGAGCTATAATCAGCAAAAGAAATACCGCTATTATAAGCTTTTTCACCGAGAAACTTCAGTACATTTACGAAAAAATCGGGTTCTACGTATCCCGGCAGGCTTGTTACCGGGGTTGCCTCTTCATCAAAAAACCAGAAAGTTGGCGTACCTTTAACACCAAATACAGAGTATAGATCGCTGTATAAGAATTTTTGCTGTTCCCCATTAATCTCCACAGTTGCAATCTTTTTAACAGGATATATTTCCACGAAAACATATCCTGCTTTTAAAAGTTTTCCAACGTTTTCATCGGGCAAAGTATTTTTAATAAACAGATTGCAATAATAACAACCGGGGTCAGAAAACATTACAATGAGCTGCTTCTGCTCGAGTTTCGCGAGCTTCATTCCCGTATCAAAATCACTGAGTGCCGCATCATATGAAAAAATTGAAACAGAAATTGCTGTTATCACTAACAAAAATAAGATCTTCCTCATTTTTCCACCTCCAAAAAGCTTTTAAAATGTGATCTGAAGTAAATTCAACTTATCAAACATGGTGAGTATCCCCGCTGTAAAGAGCAGCGCAAATACTATCAAGCGAAGTGCCACCCTTATTTTTGACTCCCCTCCAAAAGTGAGTTTAGAAGTAAGCTTTGCGACAACACCGCTCAAAGTCAAGAAGGGAATGCTTAATCCAAAAGAATATACAAGCAACAATAGACCCCCTTGCCCGGCAGTGTTTTGATTCGCTGCAAGAACAAGAATGGATCCGAGTATTGGGCCGGCACAAGGTACCCAAATCATTCCCAGTACAGATCCAAGCAAAAAGCCAGATAGTAAACCTCCCTTAAACTTAAAAACATTAACTTTTACACCTTTAAAACCAACCTCGAACAAATAAAGGAAAGCAAAAAGAATAAAAAGCCCACCTGATATAGCATTCATTAATAGCCTATTTTTGCCTATGAATTGTCCCAATCCCCCTGCACCGGTTCCAAGCAAGAAAAAGAATATCGACATTCCTGTTGTAAAAAAAACTCCTTTCCAGAACCTTTCAATGG
It encodes the following:
- a CDS encoding cytochrome c biogenesis CcdA family protein, giving the protein MNEITAAATSLTGGVIDPFAVPLINTAVSYGGAFLGGLLSFFSPCVLPLIPVFFGVLMGSAKKPIERFWKGVFFTTGMSIFFFLLGTGAGGLGQFIGKNRLLMNAISGGLFILFAFLYLFEVGFKGVKVNVFKFKGGLLSGFLLGSVLGMIWVPCAGPILGSILVLAANQNTAGQGGLLLLVYSFGLSIPFLTLSGVVAKLTSKLTFGGESKIRVALRLIVFALLFTAGILTMFDKLNLLQITF
- a CDS encoding thioredoxin family protein — its product is MRKILFLLVITAISVSIFSYDAALSDFDTGMKLAKLEQKQLIVMFSDPGCYYCNLFIKNTLPDENVGKLLKAGYVFVEIYPVKKIATVEINGEQQKFLYSDLYSVFGVKGTPTFWFFDEEATPVTSLPGYVEPDFFVNVLKFLGEKAYNSGISFADYSSQPHEYIGTPMLINLSEEDAQYILENDPLAVNYSADLEFDPFRVWVTSDPEIANELISKGAYRVILVTSSAE
- a CDS encoding macro domain-containing protein; translated protein: MKSIILEKGKIIQIVQGDITREEVDVIVNAANAYLRHGGGVAGAIVRAGGKIIQEESDRIVRNQGPLEVSEVAVTGAGELHAKYVIHVHGPQYGQDNVEEKLYHSFFNALEKAGELGVKTISIPAVSSGIFGVPKEISAKAFFNAVKDYFDKYPETTLALVRACNIDKPTTEVFEKIAQDIFDK